A window from Vigna angularis cultivar LongXiaoDou No.4 chromosome 7, ASM1680809v1, whole genome shotgun sequence encodes these proteins:
- the LOC108336381 gene encoding serine/threonine-protein kinase PEPKR2 — MRSPNEMKKKRKESEASERSNWPEVSRSHYSLERGSRFNKRCREDGVATVPTRGASSLLTAARGLKRKIGCIDDATRMGRSVRIEDDYVIGGSTIGQGKFGSVTICRARAGGVEYACKTLRKGEETVHREVEIMQHVSGHPGVVTLKAVYEDAECWHLVMELCSGGRLVDKMREGPCSEHVAAWILKEVMMVVKYCHDMGVVHRDIKPENVLITGTGMIKLADFGLAIRICEGQNLKGVAGSPAYVAPEVLLGRYSEKVDIWSSGVLLHALLVGFLPFKGDSQDAVFEEIKNFKLDFQTGVWESISKPARDLVGRMLTRDVSARITADEVLSHPWILFYTAQTLNTLPVKSKLKPQNAATCHKFVTAPESGFGGNRMDDCSLNGSSSFSSSESGNSEYDDDCEWIDALTTAVSHVTISEAKRTKLWGPTGPFDSQGSSNLKTNLCKAF; from the exons ATGCGATCACcgaatgaaatgaaaaagaaacgaAAAGAAAGCGAGGCCAGTGAGCGGTCGAACTGGCCGGAGGTTTCGAGGTCGCATTACTCGCTGGAGCGTGGTTCGAGGTTTAACAAACGGTGCAGGGAAGACGGCGTGGCCACGGTTCCCACTCGCGGCGCGTCGTCACTTTTGACTGCGGCGCGGGGATTGAAGCGGAAGATAGGGTGCATTGACGATGCCACGCGGATGGGGAGGAGCGTGAGGATCGAGGACGATTACGTGATCGGAGGGAGCACGATCGGGCAGGGGAAGTTTGGGTCGGTGACGATTTGCCGCGCACGTGCGGGGGGCGTGGAGTACGCGTGCAAGACGCTCAGGAAGGGGGAGGAGACGGTGCACCGCGAGGTGGAGATAATGCAGCACGTGTCGGGGCACCCTGGGGTTGTAACTCTTAAAGCGGTGTATGAGGATGCGGAGTGTTGGCACCTTGTGATGGAGCTGTGCTCCGGGGGAAGGTTGGTTGATAAGATGAGGGAGGGGCCGTGTTCGGAACACGTTGCCGCTTGGATACTGAAGGAGGTAATGATGGTGGTTAAGTATTGTCATGATATGGGCGTGGTCCATAGGGATATTAAGCCTGAGAATGTTCTCATTACTGGAACTGGGATGATAAAGCTCGCTGATTTTGGCCTCGCCATCCGAATTTGTGAGG GTCAGAATTTGAAAGGTGTGGCTGGGAGCCCTGCATATGTTGCACCAGAAGTGTTGTTGGGTAGATATTCTGAGAAGGTGGATATATGGAGTTCTGGGGTGCTCCTGCATGCTTTGTTGGTTGGTTTTCTTCCATTTAAAGGCGACTCACAGGATGCAGTTTTTgaggaaataaaaaatttcaaactagATTTCCAAACGGGGGTGTGGGAATCGATATCTAAACCTGCTCGAGATCTTGTTGGGAGAATGTTGACTAGGGATGTTTCAGCAAGGATAACAGCCGATGAAGTACTGA GTCATCCATGGATATTGTTCTATACGGCGCAAACATTGAACACGCTGCCCGTTAAATCAAAATTGAAACCCCAAAATGCTGCTACTTGCCACAAGTTTGTTACTGCACCTGAATCTGGGTTTGGAGGAAACAGGATGGATGATTGTTCCCTAAATGGTTCAAGCTCGTTTTCATCCTCTGAAAGTGGCAATTCAGAATATGATGATGACTGTGAGTGGATTGATGCCCTTACCACTGCGGTTTCACATGTGACGATATCCGAAGCTAAGAGGACCAAGCTGTGGGGTCCCACTGGTCCATTTGATTCACAAGGTTCATCTAACTTGAAGACTAACCTCTGTAAAGCATTCTGA